The following coding sequences are from one Humulus lupulus chromosome X, drHumLupu1.1, whole genome shotgun sequence window:
- the LOC133806143 gene encoding actin cytoskeleton-regulatory complex protein PAN1-like: protein MTDKGMPTEHAFDLYAKSASKKKSHKHQSGEGCNNPPAKKSRTDNPPASTPTKETTPQPAPARDVTPPPPGVLTMTSSWRCSRTLTAQFEKRLSNYLSAAEARYTEKLKASEATHAEQLKVVEAKHYEAIKESEAKHTEALKEPEAKHLEALQVTEAKLTSLEEELKKKEASIAKITESKEQYKETSLINYREAHKLQAELEISRKEVTALEEENTRNVEDYKWAAFECFYLF from the exons ATGACGGATAAAg GCATGCCTACCGAACATGCTTTTGACTTATACGCCAAATCAGCGAGCAAGAAAAAGTCCCACAAGCACCAGTCTGGGGAGGGCTGCAACAATCCCCCTGCGAAGAAATCTCGAACAGACAACCCTCCTGCGTCTACTCCCACAAAGGAGACAACTCCTCAACCAGCTCCTGCCAGAGATGTAACTCCTCCACCTCCC GGAGTTCTTACCATGACTTCTAGCTGGCGATGCTCGAGGACGCTCACCGCTCAATTTGAAAAGAGACTTAGCAATTATCTTAGTGCTGCTGAGGCTCGATACACCGAGAAACTCAAGGCGTCTGAGGCTACTCATGCCGAGCAGCTGAAGGTAGTTGAGGCAAAGCATTATGAGGCTATTAAGGAATCCGAGGCTAAGCACACCGAGGCCCTTAAGGAACCTGAGGCGAAGCACCTCGAGGCGCTGCAAGTGACCGAGGCCAAACTCACTTCTCTTGAAGAAGAGTTGAAAAAGAAGGAGGCGAGTATTGCCAAGATCACTGAATCTAAGGAGCAATACAAGGAGACTTCGCTCATAAATTACcgggaagcccacaagcttcaagcTGAGCTGGAGATAAGCCGTAAAGAAGTTACTGCACTGGAGGAAGAGAATACCCGCAATGTTGAAGACTACAAATGGGCGGCGTTCGAGTGCTTTTACTTGTTCTAG